From the genome of Nerophis ophidion isolate RoL-2023_Sa linkage group LG25, RoL_Noph_v1.0, whole genome shotgun sequence, one region includes:
- the ankrd11 gene encoding ankyrin repeat domain-containing protein 11 isoform X2, with amino-acid sequence MPKGGGSKTPQLDHFPLNTDMVEKQGGKKEKVLSNKTPKLDRSDGVKEMKEKASKRKLPFTTGANGDQKDSDSEKPGPERKRIKKEPTNTRKAGLPFGMGMPGIRAGYPLSERQQVALLMQMTAEESVNSPDTTPKHQSQSSLGQKGTPNSASKTKDKVNKRNERGETRLHRSAIRGEVRRIKELISEGADVNVKDFAGWTALHEACNRGYYDVAKQLLAAGAEVNTKGLDDDTPLHDASNNGHFKVVKLLLRYGGDPRQSNRRGETPLNVANSPTMLNLLLGKGTYTSSEESSSESSEEEDAPSFAPSSSVDGNNTDSEFEKGLKLKGKTIDPPKCAVTPVKDEYEFDEDDEEERVPPVDDKHLLKKDFRKETVPKANSLIAIPKMEVKTYSKSNSLTPKKTIRRIISDSNSSDEDDRTLCFTPAPTPRQQVLQTNTKTRDSGTLSSKQLKDKNKVKKKRKKENKNNVSKEVRFGKVNDKFCTSDSDCGDMESEDDKGTNSIKDSSMNMKEPTGFSVSSSSSHGNLNSQKPAPSLAEQHPKQWRTDGWKTVSSPTWSDVSSLSDSVRTRPSSESDYSSADSSVESIKQIKRKGPESKKKNNNVHSNAVDKKNSDLYKNADSTASKTDVDGKVVKKHKVKHKHKSKEKDKAPSLVLNQDMNEKFVKSYSFDFDDSRQKSVIVDSESAAEGKIKLSKHEKDHSKKEERLSKNKSEEKEWLLGKDVHRTVEKEKNKKIKDATKDKTNKDEREKPLKSEKDRNLKEKPKEDKLKVHKEEKKKKSKEKSKADKKGEQKEEKHLKVDKEKTTKEEKFKKDKLQKDESDYESYDVNNRFLNLDDTKLSASDDHHDRWGSEMSSDSSLSGEDSWDAPVKEYKEYKANNSVKLIVETVKEETRRKDNKVKDKKSDHSEKRPEKDVTSKKKDKDSSEKKKDWSDKQKLNSGHTIEKEKKRKESTEIVKDKKEKDPLENSRDRKDSYDFTKERKDIKIKQESIREEYGNDTFFKDMDPVGKPCDIRERNHSGKEKEKKLEAMEKREKTKAEKHKVKDRGADQEKDKNDKNSAEKTVKEKDIDRTAKDKKEGAKDKHKESHGKDRKMSSEQTKEKKDKVSLDKHTDREKDFIEVKKAEKIREKTWFKIADIFTDESDDEDSYNGGVSLMADSIRKDSTPDLDELDHFPSEKIRKMSSESKHNAEKSKDKDHKEKKKEKGSFDMGKERKGSLEKHNKDKKDSVDIKHKDRKDRMSVDSNQEKKNKQKMLDKRDNSEEKPKSKYKDKMDNSKERKPSKGSFENEKSLLEKLEEEAMNDYKDDSNDKNSELSSDSFTDRGHEPILTNYYDSISLTDVPEDRRDSLSIVTPQDKFREKERHRHSSSSSSKKSHDKDKEKVKKDKGDKRDKTEEIRDLYGRRESLPFDKEPMPLEADPYTFPYGGKGDGEDDFDKTLEFEKEMSKKDKATSVISDRMKDKKKKEKHKIKEERNKHIDGFGTSKHSKEDIKLGLKDSPQITVLKDRSKEESPKSDIKKERNRDILEKDNRLDHNKSKTKDENEKLNLSKDAGRKDNRPREKLLVDGDYQMTSFGQMLSSKDQEIEERHKRHKERMKQMEKLRPKSGDPKLKDKTKSTEEMRKNRAELSSKKSSGLESGLKEKKLKDVGQPDQMMSPSRKFQPSLESQNSKDWLAGHQVKENLPASPRSEQNRPTGVPTPTSVISCPSYEEVMQTPRTPSCSAEDYPDIMLDGLDCQNSSAMTMSMNACSPSFFESRYSQSFQEGTCPTPAKNLQLPLIGRSATSDVRRPLEDEFKAEADKFLRQHCDPSAEFQPIAATLSLEDKSINRLESLSSPFFSPIRLLSPRQELSHPVSDMATPTLPCIESNDHLPDSVYNSFLPKPSTPVHRPDPQEPCFDIAAPPTPAPAALPPLDIDDIAEPHHSEPNLVLSDLPSVAEERDEEDEEEDEGEYLDLDERTDEDHCAGDETEQTQEICSFSTQVEDPLRKSWHAESPDRQDPEVHQLTPSHPEPSLGENCYDQSMSWTADVDLKSPHRTYGEIEAAVSKITSPYSHSDNDMQHLPGHPSGTPPYATWNRWHKEEDPEDFDEQKEAVADIPSPERPDTALDEEPSYLNTSSSSTRLESFFQDCNKPNMEVNNQMDTEVACEEPDGRHSTHTFGATTVGHMTPAVGPEPVVPWADPFSTEADELDDLGPFSLPDLPIPEKSEEAEHRDTEFSDLTKNAPSHIRHTIADIEDPDLIEVDPFSLAKTCPSEDQMLLEPTGQDLVVPSSHTNFQQELDSEPQSVPVNSPLAFTQQSLMLDNKRAYGVPDESDPTILYTSLKSETNQLHHLQIHSIAESLQLAPDHMPLEKSEVRQEDTTELIAESISSSPVPLIPVADALPSSVEPSEPPEMTPKPTPVPQSAVSTDNPKKVDEIPQRITRNRAKNNPSVVVTSSIITSTNSPPVTINPTVSIHAIPTRIPTPTSVSAFSTPKKDKDSLLIVSSTAPNPTTTLSMKMILRHSSHVKGSFLVRPGSRCKSSW; translated from the exons AGAAACCAGGTCCAGAACGGAAGCGCATTAAAAAGGAGCCCACAAACACCCGGAAGGCAGGCTTGCCGTTTGGAATGGGGATGCCAGGGATCCGGGCCGGGTACCCCCTCTCGGAGCGGCAGCAGGTGGCCTTGCTCATGCAAATGACTGCTGAGGAGTCCGTCAACAGTCCAG ACACAACACCAAAGCACCAGTCACAGTCCAGTTTGGGTCAGAAGGGAACGCCAAACTCTGCATCTAAAACCAAAGACAAAGTGAATAAACGAAACGAGAGAGGAGAAACCAGATTGCACAGGTCGGCAATACGGGGAGAGGTACGCCGCATCAAGGAGCTCATCAGCGAGGGAGCTGATGTGAATGTAAAAGACTTTGCAG GCTGGACTGCATTGCATGAGGCGTGCAACAGGGGGTACTATGATGTGGCCAAGCAGCTGCTGGCAGCCGGAGCAGAGGTCAACACCAAGGGTCTGGATGACGACACCCCGCTCCACGACGCGTCCAACAATGGACACTTCAAG GTGGTGAAGCTACTTTTACGGTATGGGGGGGACCCACGTCAAAGCAACAGAAGAGGGGAAACGCCTTTGAATGTTGCCAACTCTCCAACTATGCTGAATTTGTTGCTGGGGAAGGGCACATACACCTCAAGTGAAGAGAGCTCGTCAG AATCTTCAGAAGAGGAAGACGCTCCCTCGTTCGCCCCATCCAGCTCTGTTGATGGCAATAACACAGACTCAGAGTTTGAGAAGGGTTTGAAGTTAAAAGGGAAAACAATAGACCCTCCTAAATGCGCTGTCACACCCGTCAAAGATGAATACGAATTTGACGAGGATGACGAGGAGGAGCGAGTCCCGCCCGTGGACGATAAGCACCTCTTGAAAAAAGACTTCCGTAAGGAAACGGTCCCCAAGGCCAACAGCTTAATCGCCATACCCAAGATGGAGGTTAAAACCTATTCCAAAAGCAACTCGCTCACACCAAAGAAAACCATCAGGCGCATCATCTCGGACAGTAACAGTTCAGATGAGGATGACAGGACGCTGTGTTTCACGCCGGCGCCTACCCCACGACAACAGGTCTTACAAACAAATACCAAGACGAGAGACTCTGGAACTCTGAGCTCCAAACAACTAAAAGACAAGAACAAGgtaaaaaagaagagaaagaaggagaacaaaaacaACGTTAGCAAAGAAGTCCGGTTTGGTAAAGTCAACGACAAATTTTGCACGTCTGACTCTGATTGTGGCGATATGGAGAGTGAAGACGATAAAGGCACAAACAGCATAAAGGACTCTTCTATGAATATGAAAGAACCCACTGGCTTCAGTGTGTCGTCGTCGTCCTCGCATGGAAACCTGAACTCTCAAAAACCAGCACCGTCGTTAGCGGAACAGCACCCAAAGCAGTGGCGGACAGACGGCTGGAAAACTGTGTCGTCTCCAACGTGGTCTGACGTTAGTTCTCTCTCGGATTCCGTAAGAACAAGACCTTCCAGCGAGTCTGACTACTCCTCTGCCGACTCCAGTGTTGAGTCAATAAAGCAAATTAAGAGGAAAGGACCAGAGAGTAAAAAGAAGAACAACAACGTACACAGTAATGCAGTGGACAAGAAAAATTCCGACCTCTACAAAAATGCAGACAGTACGGCTTCCAAAACGGATGTAGATGGTAAAGTGGTCAAGAAGCATAAAGTGAAGCACAAGCACAAAAGCAAAGAAAAGGATAAAGCGCCGAGTCTCGTGCTTAATCAAGACATGAATGAGAAATTTGTCAAAAGTTACTCTTTTGATTTTGATGACTCGAGGCAAAAGTCTGTAATTGTGGATTCAGAATCAGCAGCTGAAGGCAAGATCAAGTTATCAAAACATGAAAAAGACCATTCAAAAAAGGAAGAAAGGCTCTCGAAAAACAAGTCAGAAGAAAAAGAGTGGTTGTTGGGCAAAGACGTGCACAGAACAGTCGaaaaagagaaaaataagaaaatcAAGGACGCCACCAAGGACAAGACCAACAAAGACGAGCGAGAAAAACCTTTGAAATCTGAAAAAGATCGAAATCTCAAGGAAAAGCCCAAGGAGGATAAACTAAAAGTTCataaagaggaaaaaaagaaaaagtctaAGGAGAAATCAAAGGCCGATAAAAAAGGTGAGCAGAAAGAGGAGAAACATCTCAAAGTTGACAAGGAGAAGACCACCAAGGAGGAGAAATTTAAAAAGGACAAACTTCAGAAGGACGAGTCAGATTACGAGAGCTATGACGTCAACAACCGTTTCCTAAACCTGGATGACACCAAGCTCAGCGCCTCGGATGACCACCATGACAGGTGGGGCTCTGAGATGTCCTCAGACTCTTCCCTCTCTGGAGAAGACAGCTGGGATGCTCCTGTCAAAGAGTACAAAGAATACAAAGCCAATAATTCCGTGAAACTCATTGTTGAAACTGTCAAGGAAGAGACGCGCAGGAAAGACAACAAGGTGAAAGACAAGAAATCTGATCATAGTGAGAAAAGACCAGAGAAAGATGTCACGTCAAAAAAGAAAGACAAAGATTCTTCAGAAAAGAAGAAGGACTGGTCAGATAAACAAAAATTAAACTCCGGTCATACAattgaaaaagaaaagaagcggaaaGAATCCACAGAAATAGTTAAAGACAAAAAAGAAAAGGATCCTCTGGAGAACAGCCGAGACCGCAAAGACTCCTATGACTTCACCAAGGAAAGGAAAGACATCAAAATCAAGCAAGAGTCAATTCGAGAGGAATACGGAAATGACACTTTCTTTAAAGACATGGACCCCGTTGGCAAACCTTGTGACATCCGAGAAAGAAACCATTCTGGTAAGGAGAAGGAAAAGAAGCTCGAGGCAATGGAAAAACGTGAGAAAACTAAAGCAGAGAAGCACAAAGTAAAAGACAGAGGTGCAGATCAGGAAAaggacaagaatgacaaaaactcTGCAGAAAAGACTGTCAAGGAAAAGGACATTGATCGGACGGCCAAAGACAAAAAGGAGGGAGCAAAAGACAAGCACAAAGAATCTCATGGCAAAGATCGGAAGATGTCATCAGAACAGACCAAGGAAAAGAAAGACAAAGTGTCCCTGGACAAACATACCGACAGAGAGAAGGATTTCATCGAGGTGAAGAAAGCCGAGAAAATACGAGAGAAAACATGGTTCAAgatagctgacatttttaccgatGAAAGTGATGACGAGGACAGTTACAATGGCGGTGTTTCTCTCATGGCTGACTCCATCAGAAAGGACTCAACACCTGATCTCGATGAGCTGGATCACTTCCCATCAGAAAAAATTAGGAAAATGTCCTCGGAGTCTAAACATAATGCCGAGAAGTCCAAAGACAAAGAccataaagagaaaaagaaagagaaaGGCTCTTTTGACATGGGCAAAGAGCGGAAAGGCTCCCTAGAGAAACACAACAAAGACAAAAAAGATTCTGTTGACATCAAACACAAGGACAGAAAAGACAGGATGTCAGTAGACTCAAACCAAGAGAAGAAAAATAAGCAGAAGATGTTGGACAAAAGAGATAACAGCGAGGAGAAACCGAAAAGtaaatacaaagacaagatggaTAATTCCAAGGAACGAAAACCATCAAAAGGCAGTTTTGAGAATGAAAAATCCCTCCTGGAAAAATTGGAAGAAGAAGCGATGAACGATTACAAGGATGATTCCAATGACAAGAACAGTGAACTTTCGTCTGATAGTTTCACTGACAGGGGTCATGAACCCATCCTCACAAACTACTATGACTCAATCAGCCTTACAGATGTCCCTGAAGACAGGAGGGACTCTCTTTCTATAGTCACACCTCAGGATAAATTCAGAGAAAAAGAAAGACATCGGCATTCCTCATCGTCTTCTTCCAAAAAAAGCCACGACAAGGATAAAGAAAAGGTCAAGAAGGACAAAGGAGACAAACGTGACAAAACAGAGGAAATCAGAGACCTGTACGGTCGGAGGGAAAGCTTACCTTTTGACAAAGAGCCAATGCCCTTAGAGGCTGATCCTTATACATTCCCATACGGCGGCAAAGGAGATGGCGAAGATGATTTTGATAAAACATTGGAATTCGAAAAAGAGATGTCCAAAAAGGACAAAGCAACTAGTGTCATCAGTGATCGAATGAAGGAcaaaaagaagaaggagaaacataaAATCAAGGAGGAAAGGAACAAGCATATTGATGGCTTTGGTACATCGAAGCACTCCAAAGAAGACATAAAGTTGGGATTAAAAGATAGCCCGCAGATCACCGTTCTAAAAGACAGATCAAAAGAAGAGAGCCCTAAATCGGATATTAAAAAAGAGAGGAACCGAGACATACTGGAGAAAGACAACAGATTAGACCACAATAAATCAAAGACTAAAGATGAAAATGAAAAGCTCAATCTGTCCAAAGACGCAGGACGCAAAGATAATCGCCCACGTGAAAAACTCCTGGTGGATGGTGATTATCAAATGACCAGTTTTGGTCAGATGCTGAGTTCAAAAGATCAGGAAATTGAAGAGCGTCACAAGAGACATAAAGAAAGAATGAAACAAATGGAGAAACTGAGACCCAAGTCCGGAGACCCTAAACTCAAGGACAAAACCAAATCCACGGAAGAAATGCGCAAGAACCGCGCAGAGCTTTCCTCAAAGAAATCAAGCGGTCTGGAGTCCGGTCTCAAAGAGAAGAAGCTGAAGGACGTAGGTCAACCAGATCAAATGATGTCCCCGAGTAGGAAGTTCCAACCATCATTAGAAAGTCAGAATTCAAAAGACTGGCTGGCAGGCCATCAAGTCAAAGAGAACCTCCCGGCTTCTCCCAGGTCAGAACAGAATAGGCCGACTGGTGTCCCCACACCAACGTCTGTCATCTCCTGCCCCAGTTACGAGGAAGTAATGCAGACTCCACGGACCCCATCTTGTAGTGCAGAAGATTACCCTGATATCATGCTCGATGGACTGGACTGCCAGAACTCCTCAGCTATGACTATGTCCATGAACGCTTGCTCACCGTCTTTCTTTGAAAG CAGGTACTCCCAGAGTTTTCAGGAAGGCACGTGTCCTACCCCTGCAAAGAACCTCCAGTTGCCACTTATTGGGCGTTCTGCGACCTCTGATGTACGCAGGCCTCTGGAAGATGAGTTCAAAGCGGAGGCTGACAAGTTTCTTCGGCAGCATTGTGATCCATCAGCTGAATTCCAGCCTATTGCTGCTACACTAAGTCTAGAAGATAAATCTATAAACCGTCTGGAAAGCTTGTCCTCGCCCTTTTTCTCTCCAATTAGGTTGTTGTCACCCCGACAGGAACTAAGTCACCCGGTCTCAGATATGGCAACACCGACTCTCCCTTGCATTGAAAGCAATGATCATCTTCCTGATAGTGTTTACAACAGTTTTTTGCCCAAACCATCTACACCGGTTCACAGGCCAGATCCGCAGGAGCCTTGCTTCGACATTGCCGCACCACCAACGCCAGCTCCTGCCGCATTGCCACCACTTGACATAGACGACATAGCTGAACCCCATCACAGTGAACCTAACCTAGTCCTCTCAGATCTCCCCTCTGTTGCAGAGGAAAGGGATGAAGAAGATGAAGAGGAAGATGAGGGTGAATACCTTGATTTAGATGAAAGAACTGATGAAGATCATTGTGCTGGAGATGAGACAGAGCAAACACAGGAAATATGTTCATTTTCCACTCAAGTTGAGGACCCTTTGAGAAAGAGCTGGCATGCTGAGTCTCCAGATCGGCAAGATCCTGAGGTCCACCAACTGACTCCATCACATCCCGAACCCAGCCTTGGAGAAAACTGTTATGACCAAAGCATGAGTTGGACTGCTGACGTGGACCTTAAATCTCCACACCGGACATATGGCGAGATAGAGGCTGCCGTCTCCAAAATAACTAGTCCTTATTCTCATTCAGACAATGATATGCAGCACTTGCCCGGACACCCGTCTGGAACTCCTCCTTATGCAACCTGGAATAGGTGGCACAAGGAAGAAGACCCTGAGGATTTTGATGAGCAGAAGGAGGCTGTGGCTGACATTCCATCTCCGGAGAGGCCAGATACTGCTCTGGATGAAGAACCCAGTTATTTAAACACGTCTTCATCCTCTACTAGACTGGAGTCTTTTTTCCAGGACTGTAACAAACCTAATATGGAGGTTAATAACCAGATGGACACAGAGGTCGCATGTGAAGAACCTGATGGCAGACACAGCACACATACTTTTGGTGCTACCACTGTCGGTCACATGACACCTGCGGTTGGTCCTGAGCCAGTTGTGCCATGGGCAGACCCATTCTCCACTGAGGCAGATGAGCTAGATGACCTGGGACCATTCTCTTTGCCTGACCTCCCAATCCCAGAGAAATCAGAAGAAGCCGAGCATAGAGACACTGAGTTTTCTGACCTTACCAAAAACGCACCATCCCACATTAGACATACGATTGCAGATATTGAGGATCCGGACTTGATAGAGGTGGACCCTTTTAGTCTTGCAAAAACATGTCCTTCTGAAGACCAAATGCTGTTGGAACCTACTGGACAAGACTTGGTTGTACCGTCATCACACACCAACTTCCAGCAAGAGTTAGACTCTGAGCCTCAGAGTGTTCCTGTCAATAGCCCGTTGGCTTTTACGCAACAGAGCCTCATGTTGGACAATAAGAGAGCATATGGAGTACCTGATGAGTCTGATCCCACTATATTGTATACATCCTTGAAATCAGAGACCAACCAGCTACATCACTTACAGATTCACTCCATAGCTGAGTCTTTACAGTTGGCACCAGACCATATGCCTCTTGAGAAGTCAGAGGTGAGACAAGAGGACACAACTGAGCTCATAGCAGAGTCAATATCATCCAGTCCTGTACCTCTGATCCCTGTAGCTGATGCCCTCCCCAGTTCAGTGGAACCTTCAGAGCCTCCAGAGATGACACCCAAGCCGACCCCAGTTCCCCAGAGCGCAGTGTCCACAGATAATCCCAAAAAGGTTGATGAAATCCCTCAGAGGATAACGCGGAATCGGGCCAAAAACAATCCCTCTGTTGTGGTTACTTCCTCAATCATAACGTCAACAAATTCCCCGCCTGTAACCATTAATCCAACTGTGAGCATTCATGCAATTCCTACCAGAATACCAACTCCCACGTCAGTGTCGGCCTTTTCAACGCCGAAGAAGGACAAAGACTCTTTGCTGATCGTCTCGTCTACTGCGCCCAATCCAACGACGACTTTATCT ATGAAGATGATTCTCAGACACAGCTCCCACGTAAAAGGAAGTTTCCTCGTTCGACCGGGCAGCAGGTGCAAGTCCAGCTGGTGA